From one Oceanimonas doudoroffii genomic stretch:
- a CDS encoding SLC13 family permease — protein sequence MAAQDVPISGAEIMEQAQITILVILVATVGMFLWGRWRHDMVAAGALLACILAGLVPAEQAFEGLAHPAVITVACVLVLSKGLQSSGAVDVLARTLLPSQSGTVLAMVALTGLGAVLSAFMNNVGALALLMPVALQMARRQQLPPGRILMPLAFGTILGGMTTLIGTPPNLIVSGFRQASGADGFGMFDYTPVGLAVAALGVAFVALVGWRLVPERKQAGMEGFESGAYITEARVPAGCKAEGLTLRELELALVEADAQVLGLVRNEVRVMTPSPRRRTRAGDILMLEAEADTLSHALSSLGLKLEEAQATKEERQKEKEKEEKEKEKDKGNADPEGAAEQDDEARAKKDKKEKKDKPEVDGYDEVVLMELVILPSSELLGRTARGIQLRTRFGVNLLAVSRQGQRSFKRLRALAFRAGDLLLMQGTPELIAEFASSTGCVPLAERELRIPDKKKALTAAGIMAASVTVAALGWLPAAVAFAAGVLASMVFRTVPPRSVYNAVDWPVVVLLGALIPVADVMESTGTARLLAGLLLDGIAQGSALVALVLILVVTMTLSDLMNNAATAAVMCPIALGAANQLAVSADPFLMAVAIGGSCAFLTPIGHQNNTLILGPGGFRFGDYWRLGLPLELLVVAISVPMLLWIWPL from the coding sequence ATGGCGGCACAGGATGTGCCCATTTCAGGAGCGGAAATCATGGAGCAGGCGCAGATCACCATTCTCGTCATACTGGTCGCCACCGTGGGCATGTTTTTGTGGGGGCGCTGGCGACACGACATGGTGGCCGCCGGCGCCCTGCTGGCCTGTATTCTCGCCGGCCTGGTGCCCGCCGAACAGGCCTTTGAAGGACTGGCGCACCCGGCGGTGATCACCGTGGCCTGCGTGCTGGTGCTGAGCAAGGGGCTGCAGAGTTCTGGGGCGGTCGACGTGCTGGCGCGCACGTTGCTGCCCAGCCAGTCCGGCACCGTGCTGGCCATGGTGGCCCTGACCGGACTGGGGGCGGTGCTGTCGGCCTTTATGAACAACGTGGGGGCGCTGGCGCTGCTGATGCCGGTGGCGCTGCAGATGGCCCGACGGCAGCAGTTGCCACCGGGGCGCATTCTGATGCCGCTGGCCTTTGGCACCATACTGGGGGGCATGACCACCCTTATCGGTACCCCGCCCAACCTGATCGTATCGGGCTTTCGCCAGGCCAGCGGTGCCGATGGTTTTGGCATGTTTGACTACACCCCGGTGGGACTGGCGGTGGCGGCCCTGGGTGTGGCCTTTGTGGCCCTGGTGGGCTGGCGACTGGTGCCCGAGCGCAAGCAGGCGGGCATGGAAGGCTTTGAGTCCGGCGCCTACATTACCGAGGCCAGGGTGCCGGCGGGCTGCAAGGCCGAAGGGCTTACCCTGCGGGAGCTGGAGCTGGCGCTGGTGGAAGCCGATGCTCAGGTGCTGGGGCTGGTGCGAAACGAGGTACGGGTGATGACGCCCAGCCCGCGCCGGCGCACTCGGGCCGGCGACATTCTGATGCTGGAGGCGGAAGCCGATACCCTGTCCCATGCCCTGTCGAGTTTGGGGCTCAAGCTGGAAGAAGCCCAGGCCACCAAGGAAGAGCGGCAAAAGGAAAAAGAAAAGGAAGAAAAAGAGAAGGAAAAAGACAAGGGCAATGCCGATCCCGAAGGCGCCGCCGAGCAGGACGATGAAGCCAGGGCCAAAAAGGACAAGAAAGAGAAAAAGGACAAGCCCGAGGTTGACGGCTATGACGAGGTGGTGCTGATGGAGCTGGTGATCCTGCCCAGCTCGGAGCTGCTGGGCCGCACCGCTCGGGGCATTCAGCTGCGCACCCGGTTTGGTGTGAACCTGCTGGCGGTATCCCGCCAGGGGCAGCGTTCCTTCAAGCGGTTGCGGGCGCTGGCCTTTCGCGCCGGCGATCTGCTGCTGATGCAGGGCACGCCCGAGCTGATTGCCGAGTTTGCCTCCAGCACCGGCTGTGTGCCCCTGGCGGAGCGGGAGCTGCGTATTCCCGACAAGAAGAAGGCGCTGACCGCCGCCGGCATTATGGCGGCCTCGGTCACGGTGGCGGCCCTGGGCTGGTTGCCGGCGGCGGTGGCTTTTGCCGCCGGGGTACTGGCGTCCATGGTGTTTCGCACCGTGCCGCCGCGCTCGGTATACAACGCCGTGGACTGGCCGGTGGTGGTGTTGCTGGGGGCGCTGATCCCGGTGGCGGACGTCATGGAATCGACGGGAACGGCGCGCCTGCTGGCGGGACTGCTGCTCGACGGCATTGCCCAGGGCAGTGCCCTGGTGGCCCTGGTGCTGATCCTGGTGGTGACCATGACGCTGTCGGATTTGATGAACAACGCGGCCACGGCGGCGGTGATGTGTCCCATTGCGCTCGGGGCCGCCAACCAGCTGGCGGTGAGTGCGGATCCCTTTCTGATGGCGGTGGCCATCGGCGGCTCCTGTGCCTTTCTGACCCCCATCGGCCACCAGAACAATACGCTGATCCTGGGTCCGGGCGGCTTTAGATTCGGGGATTACTGGCGGCTGGGGCTGCCACTGGAGCTGCTGGTGGTGGCGATCAGCGTGCCCATGCTGTTGTGGATTTGGCCGCTTTAA
- the truC gene encoding tRNA pseudouridine(65) synthase TruC: MSIELVYEDDWLVAVNKEPGLLVHRSWLDRHETRFAMQLTRDAVGCHVFPVHRLDRPTSGLLLFGKSAEVARSLTDAFGERRVNKTYLALVRGYLEGEGRLDYALTRELDDIADKFADADKPPQEAITRWQELARVELPFAVSKKHATSRYSLVRLSPETGRKHQLRRHMAHLRHPIVGDTSHGDGRHNRFFREQYQCDRLMLHAARLQLTHPVTGMPLRLDAPLDTTWRSLICEFGWERALAASRESEVESALSAG, encoded by the coding sequence ATGAGCATTGAACTGGTGTACGAAGACGACTGGCTGGTGGCGGTCAACAAGGAGCCCGGCCTGCTGGTGCACCGCAGCTGGCTCGACCGCCATGAAACCCGCTTTGCCATGCAACTGACCCGGGACGCCGTGGGCTGCCACGTGTTTCCGGTGCACCGGCTGGACCGGCCCACCTCCGGCCTGCTGCTGTTCGGCAAAAGCGCCGAGGTGGCCCGCAGCCTGACCGACGCCTTTGGCGAGCGCCGGGTGAACAAAACCTACCTGGCGCTGGTACGGGGTTACCTCGAAGGCGAGGGCCGGCTCGACTATGCCCTGACCCGGGAGCTCGACGACATTGCCGACAAGTTCGCCGATGCCGACAAGCCGCCCCAGGAGGCCATTACCCGCTGGCAGGAGCTGGCTCGGGTAGAGTTGCCCTTCGCGGTGTCGAAAAAGCATGCCACCAGTCGCTACAGCCTGGTGCGACTCAGTCCGGAAACCGGTCGCAAGCACCAGCTGCGCCGGCATATGGCCCACCTGCGCCACCCCATCGTGGGCGATACCAGCCACGGCGACGGCCGTCACAACCGCTTTTTTCGCGAGCAGTACCAGTGCGACCGGCTGATGCTGCACGCCGCCCGGCTGCAATTGACGCATCCGGTGACCGGCATGCCACTGCGGCTTGACGCGCCGCTGGACACAACCTGGCGTTCGCTTATTTGTGAATTTGGTTGGGAAAGGGCGCTCGCCGCGAGCAGGGAGAGCGAGGTAGAATCCGCGCTTTCAGCGGGTTAG
- a CDS encoding CvfB family protein, with the protein MIKLGDNNSLPLLRLDDKGGWLDGGDFGELFLPKSQLPAGCRPGAGVEVFVYLDADLEPVVTTSRPKARVNQFASLKVVTVNRLGAFLDWGMKKDIFVPARNQAQPMQVGRHYVVRLSLDHEGRMVATSKLEPFLSKELPRYRAGDEVDLLIVAGTPLGLKAVVDGQYWGQLFKSELPERLPMGKSLRGYIKQVRDDGKLDLTLFKPGPGKTDEAADKVLARLEAAGGRLAVSDKTDPDTIYRQFGISKGTFKKAIGGLYKQGKIVIEADEIRLSAEK; encoded by the coding sequence ATGATCAAGCTTGGCGACAACAACTCCCTGCCCCTGCTGCGGCTCGACGACAAGGGCGGCTGGCTGGACGGCGGCGACTTCGGCGAGCTGTTTCTGCCCAAGAGCCAGCTGCCCGCCGGCTGCCGGCCCGGCGCCGGCGTGGAGGTATTTGTCTATCTGGATGCGGATCTGGAGCCGGTTGTCACCACCAGCCGCCCCAAGGCCAGGGTGAACCAGTTCGCCTCACTCAAGGTGGTTACGGTCAACCGCCTGGGGGCCTTTCTCGACTGGGGCATGAAGAAGGATATTTTCGTGCCCGCCCGCAATCAGGCCCAGCCCATGCAGGTGGGCCGGCATTATGTGGTGCGGCTGTCGCTGGATCACGAGGGTCGTATGGTGGCCACCAGCAAACTGGAGCCCTTCCTGAGCAAGGAGCTGCCCCGCTATCGTGCCGGCGACGAGGTCGACCTGCTGATCGTGGCCGGCACTCCCCTGGGGCTCAAGGCGGTGGTGGATGGCCAATACTGGGGGCAGCTGTTCAAATCGGAGCTGCCCGAGCGACTGCCGATGGGCAAGAGCCTGCGCGGCTACATCAAGCAGGTACGGGACGACGGCAAGCTGGATCTGACCCTGTTCAAACCCGGCCCGGGCAAGACCGACGAGGCGGCGGACAAGGTGCTGGCCCGGCTGGAAGCCGCCGGTGGCCGGCTGGCGGTGAGCGACAAGACCGATCCCGATACCATTTACCGCCAGTTCGGCATCAGCAAGGGCACCTTCAAAAAAGCCATTGGCGGCCTCTACAAGCAGGGCAAAATTGTCATTGAAGCGGACGAAATCCGGCTGTCGGCTGAGAAGTGA
- a CDS encoding YqcC family protein: MTADISRLLLDIEQELKTLGWWDSEPPSAAALASTQPFCIDTLSLPQWLQFVLLPRLRAMLAAGSPLPGRIAVYPVAVESFKGVNADASALNEAIARLDEALSGRPVVRES; this comes from the coding sequence ATGACCGCCGACATTTCCCGCCTGCTGCTCGACATTGAACAGGAGCTGAAAACCCTTGGCTGGTGGGACAGCGAGCCCCCCTCTGCGGCCGCACTGGCCAGTACCCAGCCATTTTGCATCGACACCCTTAGCCTGCCTCAGTGGCTGCAGTTTGTGCTGCTGCCGCGGTTGCGAGCCATGCTGGCGGCGGGCAGTCCGCTGCCCGGCCGCATTGCCGTCTATCCCGTGGCGGTGGAGAGCTTCAAGGGGGTGAATGCAGATGCGAGTGCATTGAACGAGGCCATCGCCCGCCTGGATGAAGCCCTGAGCGGCCGGCCGGTGGTGCGTGAGTCATGA
- the dbpA gene encoding ATP-dependent RNA helicase DbpA, translated as MTNTDFSTLPLGSALLDNLATLGYTRMTPIQAQGLPAVLAGEDVIAQASTGSGKTLTFGLGLLSRLDVSLNRVQAMVLCPTRELADQVARELRKLARAMANVKLVSLCGGSPTAAQTATLAFGAHIVVGTPGRVLKHLQQGSLNLDALNTLVLDEADRMLDMGFADDIRKAVAFTPAARQTLLFSATYPDGIAELSQGLQRQPHTISVAEEPSSDNIVELLFETRPDQRKTALATLLAHYAPASAVVFCNTKRACQEVADHLGTLGFAALALNGDLEQRERDQVLIRFANGSANILVATDVAARGLDIKELAAVINYDITQDPEVHVHRIGRTGRAGQQGLALSLYSPQEAFRVNMIEEYQQAPMAQGSLAALNGQAAPRQPEMVTLNIAGGRKSKIRAGDILGALTRDAGLAGNLVGKIDIAEMQSYVAVHKDVARQALRHLQQGKIKGRSVRVSRLG; from the coding sequence GTGACCAACACCGACTTTTCCACCCTGCCCCTGGGCTCTGCCTTGCTCGACAACCTCGCCACCCTGGGATATACCCGCATGACCCCCATTCAGGCCCAGGGCCTGCCGGCGGTGCTGGCCGGCGAAGACGTGATCGCCCAGGCCAGTACCGGCAGCGGCAAGACCCTGACCTTTGGCCTCGGCCTGCTGTCCCGGCTCGACGTCAGCCTGAACCGGGTACAGGCCATGGTGCTCTGCCCCACTCGGGAGCTGGCGGATCAGGTGGCACGGGAGCTGCGCAAACTGGCCCGGGCCATGGCCAACGTCAAACTGGTGTCACTGTGCGGCGGCTCACCCACCGCGGCCCAGACCGCCACCCTGGCGTTTGGCGCCCATATCGTGGTGGGCACCCCGGGGCGAGTGCTCAAGCACCTGCAACAGGGCAGCCTGAACCTGGACGCCCTCAACACCCTGGTGCTGGACGAGGCGGACCGCATGCTCGACATGGGCTTTGCCGATGACATACGCAAGGCGGTGGCCTTTACCCCGGCCGCACGCCAAACCCTGCTGTTTTCCGCCACCTATCCCGACGGCATTGCCGAGCTCAGCCAAGGCCTGCAGCGCCAGCCCCACACCATCTCGGTGGCCGAGGAGCCGAGCAGCGACAACATCGTCGAGCTGCTGTTTGAAACCCGCCCCGATCAGCGCAAGACTGCCCTGGCCACCCTGCTGGCACACTACGCCCCCGCCTCGGCGGTGGTGTTCTGCAATACCAAACGGGCCTGCCAGGAAGTGGCCGACCACCTCGGCACCCTGGGTTTTGCCGCCCTGGCGCTGAACGGTGACCTGGAGCAGCGGGAACGGGATCAGGTGCTGATCCGCTTCGCCAACGGCAGCGCCAATATTCTGGTGGCCACCGACGTGGCCGCCCGCGGCCTCGACATCAAGGAGCTGGCGGCGGTGATCAACTACGACATCACCCAGGATCCCGAAGTGCATGTGCACCGCATCGGCCGCACCGGTCGCGCCGGTCAGCAAGGCCTGGCGTTGAGCCTGTACAGTCCGCAGGAAGCCTTTCGGGTCAACATGATTGAGGAATACCAGCAGGCACCCATGGCACAGGGTTCACTGGCGGCACTGAACGGCCAGGCCGCTCCGCGCCAGCCGGAGATGGTCACTCTCAATATCGCCGGCGGCCGCAAGAGCAAGATTCGCGCCGGCGACATTCTCGGCGCCCTCACCAGGGACGCCGGCCTTGCCGGCAACCTGGTGGGCAAGATCGACATCGCCGAAATGCAGTCCTATGTGGCGGTACACAAGGACGTGGCCCGGCAGGCGCTCAGGCACCTGCAACAGGGCAAGATCAAGGGACGCAGCGTGCGGGTCAGCCGGCTGGGCTGA
- a CDS encoding flavodoxin yields MATVDIIIGTVYGSAVLVAETLKEELVKAGHGVTLHEDAELADLDPSHFWLFVTSTTGQGDIPPNLVPLFETLREACPPIPAVRYALVALGDSSYEDFCGAGKKLDEQLQELQAQAVTDRLLVDATETLEPEVPALAWLKGWMDRI; encoded by the coding sequence ATGGCAACAGTGGATATTATTATTGGCACCGTTTACGGCTCGGCCGTGCTGGTGGCGGAAACCCTGAAAGAAGAACTGGTCAAGGCGGGGCACGGCGTGACCCTGCATGAAGATGCGGAGCTGGCGGATCTGGATCCGTCTCATTTCTGGCTGTTTGTCACCTCCACCACCGGTCAGGGGGACATTCCGCCCAACCTGGTGCCGCTGTTTGAGACACTGCGCGAAGCCTGCCCGCCTATCCCCGCGGTGCGTTATGCCCTGGTGGCCCTGGGCGACAGCAGCTACGAGGACTTCTGTGGTGCCGGCAAAAAGCTTGATGAACAGCTGCAGGAACTGCAGGCGCAGGCGGTGACCGACCGCCTGTTGGTGGATGCCACCGAAACCCTGGAGCCGGAAGTGCCGGCGTTGGCCTGGCTCAAGGGTTGGATGGACAGGATTTAA
- a CDS encoding DUF2789 domain-containing protein: MEHIVHPFSELFEQLGLDASHKGIEHFLHNHRLPPEVELVEAPFWSHAQASFLKEGLQEDSDWAEVIDQLNASLR; the protein is encoded by the coding sequence ATGGAGCATATTGTTCACCCGTTCAGCGAACTGTTTGAACAACTGGGACTGGATGCCAGCCACAAAGGCATAGAGCACTTTTTGCATAATCACCGACTGCCACCCGAAGTGGAGCTGGTCGAGGCGCCATTCTGGAGCCATGCCCAGGCCAGTTTTCTGAAGGAAGGACTGCAGGAAGATTCGGACTGGGCCGAGGTGATCGATCAGCTCAACGCCAGTCTGAGATAA
- the dapD gene encoding 2,3,4,5-tetrahydropyridine-2,6-dicarboxylate N-succinyltransferase, with protein sequence MANFAFGLGVGTKSAKGEWLEVYYNQPLLNADEALIKAVADQTGYQGGNAAIELDAARLSELKAALLSVDATAQAEIAEVLEGSTQPLVLTILETDAAPASTAEVYLKLALLSHRLVKPHGLDLSGMFGLLPNVAWTSEGAIAVDELAKRQLQARAQGRTISVNSVDKFPKMTDYVVPAGVRIGDASRIRLGAHVGEGTTVMHEGFINFNAGTLGVSMVEGRISAGVVVGNGSDLGGGCSTMGTLSGGGNIVISVGEGSLLGANSGLGIPLGDRCTIESGLYITAGAKVTVLDDQNNEVQTVKAADLAGKTDLLFRRNSQTGRIEVKTNKSAIELNAELHKHN encoded by the coding sequence ATGGCAAACTTTGCTTTCGGTCTGGGCGTGGGTACCAAATCCGCCAAAGGAGAATGGCTCGAGGTTTATTACAACCAGCCGCTGCTGAACGCCGATGAGGCCCTGATCAAGGCCGTGGCCGACCAGACCGGCTATCAGGGTGGCAACGCCGCCATCGAGCTGGATGCCGCCCGGCTGAGCGAGCTGAAGGCCGCACTGCTGTCGGTGGACGCCACCGCCCAGGCCGAGATCGCCGAAGTGCTGGAAGGCAGCACCCAGCCGCTGGTGCTTACCATTCTGGAAACCGACGCCGCCCCTGCCAGCACCGCCGAGGTGTACCTCAAGCTGGCCCTGCTGTCACACCGCCTGGTCAAGCCGCACGGCCTGGATCTGTCCGGCATGTTCGGCCTGCTGCCCAACGTGGCCTGGACCAGCGAAGGCGCCATTGCCGTGGATGAGCTGGCCAAACGTCAACTGCAGGCCCGCGCCCAGGGTCGCACCATCAGCGTCAACTCCGTGGACAAGTTCCCGAAAATGACCGACTACGTCGTGCCCGCCGGCGTGCGTATCGGCGACGCGTCCCGCATTCGCCTGGGTGCCCACGTGGGTGAAGGCACCACCGTGATGCATGAAGGCTTCATCAATTTCAACGCCGGCACCCTGGGTGTGAGCATGGTCGAAGGCCGCATCTCCGCCGGTGTGGTGGTGGGCAACGGCTCCGATCTGGGCGGTGGCTGCTCCACCATGGGCACCCTGTCCGGCGGCGGCAACATCGTCATTTCCGTGGGTGAAGGCAGCCTGCTGGGCGCCAATTCCGGCCTCGGCATTCCCCTGGGGGATCGTTGCACCATCGAATCCGGCCTGTACATCACCGCCGGCGCCAAGGTGACCGTGCTGGACGATCAGAACAATGAAGTACAGACCGTGAAGGCCGCCGATCTGGCCGGCAAAACGGATCTGCTGTTCCGCCGCAACTCCCAGACCGGCCGCATCGAGGTGAAGACCAACAAGTCTGCCATCGAGCTGAACGCCGAACTGCACAAGCACAACTAA
- a CDS encoding DUF3081 domain-containing protein, with translation MQNELDNRVILEVFDKIRRFGEPYEDGHMLEGIVATSDFDGYSVVLSGSGVTLQLNFHQSYHFEYDSATLKEQFMSKVDYIHRHFNES, from the coding sequence ATGCAGAACGAACTGGATAATCGCGTGATCCTGGAAGTGTTCGACAAGATTCGCCGTTTTGGCGAGCCCTATGAAGACGGGCACATGCTGGAAGGCATAGTGGCCACCAGCGATTTTGACGGTTACAGCGTGGTGCTGTCGGGCAGTGGAGTGACCTTACAGCTCAACTTCCATCAGAGCTATCACTTCGAGTATGACAGTGCGACCCTCAAGGAGCAGTTCATGTCAAAGGTTGACTACATTCATCGCCACTTCAACGAGTCCTGA
- the glsB gene encoding glutaminase B: MVTLQPLLDRIDAQARAFFGQGKVADYIPALAQVPARRFGMAICTLDGELYCSGDAEEPFSIQSISKAFALAMAQQRYGDELWQRVGKEPSGNAFNSLVQLEFEQGIPRNPFINAGALVVVDALSSRLSAPVHAFLEAMRLRAGNTGIRIDHKVTNSEYEHRFRNAAMANLMKSFGNFHNEVDEVLRAYFSYCALSMNCVDLARAFSFLANGGRCVMTGEQWLPRLQTQQLNALLFTSGLYDAAGDFAYRVGMPAKSGVGGGIVAVVPGRFTVCVWSPELNGYGNSVAGIWALEELSRALDLRLF; the protein is encoded by the coding sequence ATCGTGACACTTCAACCTTTACTCGACCGGATTGACGCTCAGGCCCGTGCATTTTTTGGCCAGGGCAAGGTAGCCGATTACATTCCCGCGTTGGCACAGGTGCCCGCCCGGCGCTTTGGCATGGCCATCTGTACCCTGGATGGCGAGCTGTATTGCAGTGGTGATGCCGAGGAGCCATTTTCCATTCAGAGCATCTCCAAGGCCTTTGCCCTGGCCATGGCGCAGCAGCGTTATGGCGACGAACTGTGGCAACGGGTAGGAAAGGAGCCATCTGGCAATGCTTTCAATTCTCTGGTACAGCTGGAATTCGAGCAGGGCATTCCACGCAACCCCTTTATCAATGCCGGCGCCCTGGTGGTGGTGGACGCACTTAGCTCCCGGCTGTCGGCACCGGTGCATGCGTTTCTGGAGGCGATGCGGCTAAGGGCCGGCAATACGGGCATACGCATCGATCACAAGGTCACCAACTCCGAATACGAGCACCGCTTTCGCAATGCGGCCATGGCCAACCTGATGAAGAGCTTTGGTAATTTCCACAATGAGGTGGACGAGGTGCTGAGGGCCTACTTCAGCTACTGCGCCCTGTCCATGAACTGCGTGGATCTGGCCCGCGCCTTCAGCTTTCTCGCCAACGGCGGACGCTGCGTGATGACGGGTGAGCAGTGGCTGCCCCGGCTGCAGACACAGCAACTCAATGCCCTGCTGTTTACCTCGGGGCTGTATGATGCGGCCGGAGACTTTGCCTACCGGGTGGGCATGCCGGCCAAGTCCGGTGTGGGGGGCGGCATAGTGGCGGTGGTGCCGGGACGCTTTACGGTGTGCGTCTGGTCGCCGGAGCTGAATGGTTATGGTAATTCGGTGGCGGGGATCTGGGCGCTGGAGGAGCTGTCCCGAGCCCTGGACTTACGACTTTTCTGA
- a CDS encoding Zn-ribbon-containing protein → MWVCELQFDCYQDTGLAEAEQAVRQLLDALRYNGQIIGREFPTVIHQGWLTSRVVCPEADSLHPRHHSRQVELAVERLHQAGLTSPKVNPRGPDLNSDTTDEAHQPEWQVLYTSYLHTCSPLRCGEHFAPIPLYRIPPVANGDFKQVVKWQEDWEACDQLQMNGSILEHGAVQELSTASSLLSSRGRDLAKRIEYLTKVPTFYYLYRVGGDSLAAEQARPCPGCGGDWRLDAPLHDIFDFFCEPCRLVSNLSWDFKD, encoded by the coding sequence ATGTGGGTTTGTGAACTTCAGTTTGACTGCTACCAGGACACCGGGCTGGCCGAGGCCGAACAGGCGGTGCGCCAGCTGCTGGATGCCCTGCGTTACAACGGCCAGATCATCGGCCGGGAGTTTCCCACCGTTATTCATCAGGGTTGGCTCACCAGCCGAGTGGTGTGCCCGGAAGCCGACAGCCTGCACCCGCGCCATCACAGCCGCCAGGTGGAGCTGGCGGTGGAGCGGCTGCATCAGGCCGGGCTCACCAGCCCCAAGGTGAACCCGCGCGGGCCGGATCTCAACTCCGACACCACAGACGAAGCCCACCAGCCCGAGTGGCAGGTGCTCTATACCAGCTACCTGCATACCTGCTCACCGCTGCGCTGCGGCGAGCACTTTGCCCCCATTCCCCTCTATCGCATTCCGCCGGTGGCCAACGGCGACTTCAAGCAGGTGGTGAAATGGCAGGAGGACTGGGAGGCCTGCGATCAGCTGCAGATGAACGGCTCCATTCTCGAGCATGGTGCGGTACAGGAGCTTTCCACCGCCTCCAGCCTGCTCAGCAGTCGTGGCCGGGATCTGGCCAAGCGTATCGAATACCTGACCAAGGTGCCGACCTTTTACTATCTGTACCGGGTGGGCGGCGACAGTCTGGCGGCGGAGCAGGCCCGCCCTTGCCCTGGCTGTGGCGGTGACTGGCGCCTCGACGCCCCGCTGCACGATATTTTCGACTTTTTCTGCGAGCCCTGCCGGCTGGTGTCCAACCTGTCCTGGGATTTCAAAGACTGA
- a CDS encoding DUF3301 domain-containing protein: MAELLGLLALFLLGAGVWQLRRQSEFAGRWLQHYCKRQQFQLLSIYRYRFCWRKGRLLAHFRFEFSHDGVQHNEGELWLAGLRVVEVSVPVLREPPGPFEEL; the protein is encoded by the coding sequence GTGGCTGAGCTGCTCGGGCTGCTGGCGCTGTTTCTGCTGGGCGCCGGGGTCTGGCAACTGCGCCGCCAAAGCGAGTTTGCCGGCCGCTGGCTGCAACACTATTGCAAGCGCCAGCAGTTTCAGTTGCTGAGCATTTACCGCTACCGTTTTTGCTGGCGTAAGGGCCGGTTACTGGCCCATTTTCGTTTTGAATTCAGCCACGACGGCGTGCAGCATAACGAGGGCGAGCTCTGGCTTGCCGGCCTGCGGGTGGTGGAGGTCTCGGTGCCGGTGCTGCGAGAGCCGCCGGGCCCCTTTGAGGAGCTATAA
- a CDS encoding DUF3549 family protein, which yields MHIDTLSDFLTQAGTDFRLFDLGRRLQPLAQDDFAAIEAGRRPYPWPLQRHAWLAVCYWQQQGGQPYVWFLKIPLDERGLFNNAAVKHFLSALVEQLGGDIHAPLTEEQQQRLADTPFTFQPPQDKLAAFHARLSLSLGHAPSAFYQGVLDYLDSPDTHDWQRLGLQGLADVAARLDTDATLTKRVQQRLWQLPAPVQQALLAQCEHHPLPQALAKTMIEAINGEQERAGPDEERIGLLLRATAGCPPFRERSVKLASLMSLNPGPTLMLTLAARLWQELTDETLLLQYLTLLAEQHGELFNGLFAELVSVPALRPLILANLHNPELPAPLKQALGSLFSAARG from the coding sequence ATGCACATAGACACACTCAGCGACTTTTTGACCCAGGCCGGCACTGACTTTCGCCTGTTCGATCTGGGCCGGCGCCTGCAGCCCCTGGCGCAGGACGATTTTGCTGCCATCGAGGCCGGCCGCCGCCCCTACCCCTGGCCGCTGCAGCGCCACGCCTGGCTGGCGGTGTGTTACTGGCAGCAACAGGGTGGCCAGCCCTATGTGTGGTTCCTTAAAATTCCCCTGGACGAGCGCGGCCTGTTCAACAACGCCGCGGTCAAGCATTTCCTGTCGGCGCTGGTGGAACAGCTCGGTGGTGACATTCATGCGCCGCTGACCGAGGAGCAGCAACAACGGCTGGCCGATACGCCCTTTACCTTTCAGCCGCCCCAGGACAAGCTGGCCGCCTTTCATGCCCGCCTCAGCCTGAGCCTGGGCCATGCGCCCTCGGCCTTTTACCAGGGCGTGCTCGACTACCTGGACAGCCCCGATACCCACGACTGGCAACGGCTGGGCCTGCAAGGGCTGGCGGACGTGGCCGCCCGGCTCGACACCGATGCCACGCTGACCAAACGAGTGCAGCAGCGACTGTGGCAACTGCCGGCACCGGTGCAGCAGGCGCTGCTGGCCCAGTGCGAACACCACCCCCTGCCCCAGGCCCTGGCCAAAACCATGATTGAAGCCATTAACGGTGAGCAGGAGCGCGCCGGCCCCGATGAAGAGCGCATTGGCCTGCTGCTGCGCGCCACCGCCGGCTGCCCCCCCTTTCGCGAGCGCAGCGTCAAGCTGGCCAGCCTGATGAGCCTGAATCCGGGCCCCACCCTGATGCTGACCCTGGCGGCCCGGCTGTGGCAGGAGCTGACCGATGAAACCCTGCTGCTGCAATACCTGACCCTGCTGGCAGAGCAGCACGGCGAGCTATTCAACGGCCTGTTTGCCGAGCTGGTGTCGGTGCCGGCGCTGCGTCCGCTGATCCTGGCCAACCTGCACAACCCCGAGCTGCCCGCCCCGCTCAAACAGGCCCTGGGCAGCCTGTTTAGCGCCGCCCGTGGCTGA